The Mobula birostris isolate sMobBir1 chromosome 16, sMobBir1.hap1, whole genome shotgun sequence genome contains the following window.
tggaattcattgtcacacatggctgtgcaggccaagtcaccgggtatatttaaagcggaggttgataggtgcttgattagtcagtgtcaaaggttattgggagaaggcaggagaacggggttgagagggataataaatcagccatgatggaatggcagagcagactcgatgggccgaatggcctcattctgccccccccccccgtgtcttatggtctaggtGTGGTGGGACTGGGTGGAGACGAGTGCAGTGAAGGGATAGGATTTGCTGAGGAcaggatggaggggagggagaggtgggaGTGTTTGCTGGAGGGGAAGGgcatggggagggaggggtgtgtTTGCCAGGGGGACTGAAATTGCTGACATCAGTCCGAGCCGCGAGCTGCAGGGTGACTTCTGTCTGCTGCTGTGTTCCAGGGTGGGGGCCGACTGATCTGATCTGTGTCAGGGTGGGGGCTGACTGACCTGTTGTGTTTCAGGATGGGGGCCGACTGATCTGATCTGTTTCAGGGTGGGGGCTGACTGATGTGATCTGTTTCGGGGTGGGGGCTGGCCAGTGCTGGGAGTAACCACTCTGTGATGCTGTGTTGCAGGCCTGAGCTGGCACTGTGGCTGGGAGCCAGTGGGGAGGTGAAAGTGACAGGGAGCCATGGGCCAGTGGGCAGCCTGCTTCGTCCAGACAGCGACCTGCATGGTGACCCTGCTGACCACCGCAGCCGGGCCCCAGGCACGAAAGCAAACATCCACTTTTGGTGGGAAACCgtttgtgactgtgtggaacGCTCCGACCCACGACTGCATCCGATACTCCATCTCCCTTGACCTTGGTGTCTTTGACGTCGTGTCCTCGCCCAACGAGGGCTTCTATGACCAGCAGCTCACCATTTTCTACAAGGAGCGCCTGGGCAGGTACCCCTACTTCGAGGGGCAGAGCCCGGTGAACGGGGGCTTGCCGCAGAATGGCAGCCTGCTCCAGCACCTGCAGCAGGTCCGCACCGACATCGACCGCTACATCCGCTCCCACCACAGGGAAGGGCTGGCCGTGATCGACTGGGAGGAGTGGCGGCCACTCTGGATCCGCAACTGGAAGGGGAAGCAGATATACCGTAACAGATCGCTGGCCCTGGTGTCTGAGCGCCACCCACACTGGAAACAGGCAATCATCAACCGCCAAGCGCAGTTTGAGTTCGAGCAGTCGGCACGGAACTTCATGGTGAAGACGCTACAGGAGGGCCGCAACGCTCGGCCCCGCAGCCTCTGGGGTTTCTATCTGTTCCCCGACTGCTACAACCACGACTACAAAACCAATGCAGCCAACTACACCGGCCGCTGCCCCGACGTCGAGATCTCTCGCAACGACCTGCTGGCGTGGCTGTGGAGAAACAGCACCGCCATCTACCCGTCCATCTACCTGGACCACAGCCTCCGGTCCTCAGCCAGTGCCGTCAAGTTCGTTCGCTCCCGGGTCCGTGAGGCGCTGCGCGTCGCCCAGCTTCACAGCGCCAACTACTCGCTGCCCGTCTTCGTGTACTCACGGCCCACGTATACCTATACGGTGCAGCTGTTGACCGAGGTGAGACCCTAGCACCCCTGGtgtcagtccttcccctccctcagCACATCTTGTCTCTTCCCCCACCCACACCACTTATCCCTTCCGCCCTTTTCCCCCACCCCAGGGTTTGCGTCATTCAccaacccccctcccccgccccaaTACATACGGGGTACAGAGGAAAGAGGAGGTAATGCTAATGCTTTtgaaggcactggtcagacctcacttggagccaCTTAGCTGAGAAAAGATTTgcaagcattggagagggtgtagacaAGTTTCCTGAcactgatcctgggaatgaaagggttaacctatgtggaacatttgatggctgtgggcctgtactcccaggagtttaggagaatgggggaGGGTGTTCTCATTATAACCTTAGAATATTGaaagatgtttcctatcgtgggggagtctaggaccaaagggcacagcctcagaatagagggacctccatttagaacagggatgaggaggaatttctttagccagagggtgttggttctgtggaattctttgccatggatgactgtggaggccacgtcattaaggcagaagttgataggttctgattagtcagggcgcaaagattattgggagaaggcaggagaatgggattgagaaggataataaatcagccatgatggaatggtggagcagaatcgatggccaaattctgctcttatcTTATGGTCAGGGTCTGCCTCTCTGTCCTGTCCCCACACCTGGAAGGCTGGGGTCTGTGAGGGTAGGGTGTATCCCAGGAGACGGGAGTGCGGGGTGGATggggtggggaggtgaggaagaggTTTTACTGACTCTCTGGGTTTGCTGTGGGCAGCGGGACCTGGTGACCACCATTGGGGAGACTGCGGCATTGGGTGCAGCCGGAATTATCTTCTGGGGCGACACCGACTATAGCAACAGTGCGGTAAGTGTCacagccgggggtggggggggggttctttCCCCCTTTCTCCCCTGCACTTCActagctccccctcccccatccctccgtTTGATCAGGTCGTCAGGTTGGGTGGGGCTGAAACCAGTGTTGGGCTGAAGGTCAGATTATACACgtagcagcacaggaacaggccttcggcccacattaATGAAGGTGATAGTGTCTAGTGacactaattccttctgcctgaACCCGGTCCAGATCCGTCCACACTCCGCACATCCATCTGCCCATTGAAGAGTGTTCTGAATGCTCCTATTGTATCTGCTCctgccaccaccccaggcagtgtattccatatCCACAACACTGAGTCTTCTAAAGAAAAactttgcccctcacatctccttttttCCTTAAttacatgtcctctggttttagacatttcACCCCTGAGAAAAAAATACTCCCAGTCcaatctatctgtgcctctcataatcttataaatctctgtcAGATCTCCGCTCAGCCTCCGGTGAAAGCAACCCCCAAGTGCGTCCAACCTTCTGTGACAGCACATGCCccgtaatccaggaagcatcctggtgaacctcttctgcaccctctccaaagcctccacatcattCTGGGCGACCAGAACCGTATGCAATTCCCCAGATGCaactagagctttataaagctacaacatgactttctgacttttgaacttGGTTCCCTCTTTACCACCCTGTCAAGCTGTGCAGGAGCTGTGGACCAgaactccaaggtccctctgtacaTGAACACCGTTGAGGCTCCTGCTATTAACAGTGTACACCCTCTTTACACTCGACCTACCTAGGTGCAACATCTAGATGCGTTAAACCCCCACCTGCTACTTTTCTGCCCAGGTGTGCAACGGATTTATTtcccactgtattcttttccagtcttcaacattatccacaacaccactgatCTTTGTATCACCTGAAAGCTGACTAACCCAGCTACTTACATTTTAATCAACAAATAGCAGAGGGGTGGTGTGGGTTAGGGTTGAACGATATCTTGAGGGTTGAGGATGGTGTGGTTAGTCTGGGAG
Protein-coding sequences here:
- the LOC140210928 gene encoding hyaluronidase-2-like, with amino-acid sequence MGQWAACFVQTATCMVTLLTTAAGPQARKQTSTFGGKPFVTVWNAPTHDCIRYSISLDLGVFDVVSSPNEGFYDQQLTIFYKERLGRYPYFEGQSPVNGGLPQNGSLLQHLQQVRTDIDRYIRSHHREGLAVIDWEEWRPLWIRNWKGKQIYRNRSLALVSERHPHWKQAIINRQAQFEFEQSARNFMVKTLQEGRNARPRSLWGFYLFPDCYNHDYKTNAANYTGRCPDVEISRNDLLAWLWRNSTAIYPSIYLDHSLRSSASAVKFVRSRVREALRVAQLHSANYSLPVFVYSRPTYTYTVQLLTERDLVTTIGETAALGAAGIIFWGDTDYSNSAEHCQMMKSYVEGIFSRYLLNVSTATSYCSQYLCAGHGRCVRRDSEAETYLHLSPDSFQIEESPGEARLRVTGDLTHSDKLRFQEDFECHCFRGWSGQWCGTGQSTGPRILPCALGPLFSLVLVLLL